A stretch of Tigriopus californicus strain San Diego chromosome 11, Tcal_SD_v2.1, whole genome shotgun sequence DNA encodes these proteins:
- the LOC131890740 gene encoding uncharacterized protein LOC131890740, giving the protein MEEVRKKIASHIDAGDAVKDIAERFMVSKSTVYKVKSLYNVSKDFSNRPRSGRPRTAHTEGNIKAVKDAIDDNPRNNIRKLARELNIDKTAISTIIFTVDAISNSRATRYIAKRPEDVDPWIKYVGNTEHPASVMMLGAVGSDGKAFLATWVKGTVDTAKYKNLLANNVFPALNRTYGIGKWTWTQDGAPAYTSKAYISIMLGSKGFWPKELWPPKSPNLNPLDF; this is encoded by the exons atggAAGAAGTGCGGAAAAAGATTGCCTCGCACATTGATGCCGGAGATGCTGTGAAGGATATCGCAGAGCGCTTCATGGTCTCCAAGAGCACAGTGTACAAAGTCAAGAGCCTGTATAACGTGTCCAAGGACTTCTCCAATCGACCCAGGAGTGGAAGACCTCGCACAGCTCACACAGAAGGCAATATCAAGGCCGTGAAGGATGCCATTGATGACAACCCGAGGAACAATATCCGGAAGCTCGCCAGGGAGCTCAACATTGACAAGACAGCCATCTCCACGATC ATATTTACTGTGGACGCCATCAGCAACAGCAGGGCGACCCGGTACATCGCCAAGAGGCCTGAGGACGTGGATCCATGGATTAAGTACGTGGGCAACACTGAGCACCCGGCCAGTGTCATGATGCTGGGAGCTGTCGGTTCAGATGGGAAAGCCTTTCTCGCAACCTGGGTCAAAGGTACTGTGGACACTGCCAAGTACAAGAACTTGCTCGCTAACAATGTCTTCCCAGCATTGAACAGGACCTATGGCATCGGGAAGTGGACCTGGACCCAAGATGGGGCACCTGCCTATACCTCCAAGGCCTACATCAGCATAATGCTAGGGTCCAAGGGATTCTGGCCCAAGGAACTTTGGCCTCCCAAATCCCCGAACCTAAACCCCTTGGACTTCTAG
- the LOC131889832 gene encoding trichohyalin-like isoform X1, whose amino-acid sequence MGDHKLSISDGLIAFGAPLAVAGIEADIPVPTSASSDDGRQASKSNSRAPSLEEPLAEIEIEWDDEEEQRYRDWLRELQAQRRESMPLQWNEFDAEQSYRERLKQQEEDRQDEPIDWDDSREQEFRQHYIEMRKKQLLEANWDEYRAEEEYRERMKRLADLNKSKPVEWDDQEERRCQERYRNKRYH is encoded by the exons ATGGGTGACCACAAGTTGTCCATATCTGATGGTCTGATAGCCTTCGGGGCTCCACTGGCTGTGGCTGGGATTGAGGCTGACATTCCTGTCCCAACTTCGGCCTCATCCGACGATGGTCGGCAAGCTTCCAAGTCGAACTCACGAGCCCCATCGCTCGAAGAACCTTTGGCTGAGATTGAG ATTGAATGGGATGATGAAGAGGAGCAACGCTATCGTGATTGGCTCCGTGAGCTCCAAGCTCAACGACGTGAAAGCATGCCCTTACAATGGAACGAGTTCGACGCGGAACAATCCTATCGCGAGCGACTTAAACAACAAGAGGAGGATCGACAGGATGAGCCCATCGATTGGGACGATAGTCGGGAACAAGAATTTCGGCAACATTACATTGAGATGAG GAAGAAGCAATTATTGGAGGCAAATTGGGACGAATATCGAGCAGAGGAGGAATATCGGGAACGCATGAAACGATTGGCGGATCTGAACAAGAGCAAACCCGTGGAGTGGGACGATCAAGAGGAGCGACGATGCCAGGAGAGATATCGAAACAAGAGATATCACTAA
- the LOC131889832 gene encoding uncharacterized protein LOC131889832 isoform X2: MGDHKLSISDGLIAFGAPLAVAGIEADIPVPTSASSDDGRQASKSNSRAPSLEEPLAEIEIEWDDEEEQRYRDWLRELQAQRRESMPLQWNEFDAEQSYRERLKQQEEDRQDEPIDWDDSREQEFRQHYIEMSWHNFRLDGQIHFLFHETLDQLVSVDQSQPPPSPRTMTA, from the exons ATGGGTGACCACAAGTTGTCCATATCTGATGGTCTGATAGCCTTCGGGGCTCCACTGGCTGTGGCTGGGATTGAGGCTGACATTCCTGTCCCAACTTCGGCCTCATCCGACGATGGTCGGCAAGCTTCCAAGTCGAACTCACGAGCCCCATCGCTCGAAGAACCTTTGGCTGAGATTGAG ATTGAATGGGATGATGAAGAGGAGCAACGCTATCGTGATTGGCTCCGTGAGCTCCAAGCTCAACGACGTGAAAGCATGCCCTTACAATGGAACGAGTTCGACGCGGAACAATCCTATCGCGAGCGACTTAAACAACAAGAGGAGGATCGACAGGATGAGCCCATCGATTGGGACGATAGTCGGGAACAAGAATTTCGGCAACATTACATTGAGATGAG CTGGCACAATTTCCGCCTCGACGGCCAAATCCACTTTTTGTTCCATGAGACTTTGGATCAACTTGTCTCTGTAGATCAGAgccaaccaccaccatcaccgcGAACAATGACAGCTTGa
- the LOC131889831 gene encoding cystathionine gamma-lyase-like, translated as MERNFSTLSLHTRLSKEEEDGSTSVVPSITNAATFKTSSDYILGQGNAYCYGRYGNTTRNTLEATIAKLEGAAQAFAFSSGMAATSAVVDGLLKQGDEVVASKQMYGGTYSLFTEDLHKFGVCLKLVDKSVVDDIVSALTSKTRLVWLEVCSNPLLKILDLALMVKAIKGYKSDIIICIDNTFLSPFIVKPLSFGVDMVMHSMSKYYGGHSDIIMGCLAMNDPALGSQILRAQRMRGGVPSAFDCYLMIRSIYTLEIRMMKHHENALAVANFLADHPGVAEVVHPLLANHPSHDLAQQQHGGLHSGMIAFTIKGGKREALAFFDNLKFITYAVSLGGVHSLISHPMSTTHSFLKPEDCSAVGIHEGTVRFSVGIENVEDIKTELNRALRTALKLEI; from the exons ATGGAGAGAAATTTCTCAACGCTGTCCCTTCACACTAGGCTTTCCAA GGAGGAAGAGGATGGTTCCACCAGCGTGGTTCCTTCGATAACGAATGCAGCCACCTTCAAGACCAGTTCCGACTACATCTTGGGCCAAGGTAATGCCTATTGTTATGGGCGGTATGGGAACACCACTCGTAACACTTTGGAGGCTACCATCGCCAAATTGGAAGGAGCCGCTCAAGCATTTGCTTTCAGTTCTG GGATGGCCGCTACGAGCGCTGTGGTCGATGGCTTGCTGAAACAAGGCGACGAAGTTGTGGCCTCCAAACAG ATGTATGGTGGGACCTACTCGTTGTTTACGGAAGACCTCCATAAATTTGGCGTGTGTCTGAAGTTGGTCGACAAGTCCGTCGTCGATGACATTGTCTCAGCTTTGACCTCGAAGACGCGGCTGGTTTGGTTGGAAGTATGTTCCAACCCGTTGTTGAAGATCCTGGACCTTGCCCTGATGGTCAAGGCCATTAAAGGGTACAAATCTGACATCATCATTTGTATCGACAACACCTTTCTCTCCCCATTCATTGTG AAGCCCTTGTCGTTTGGCGTGGACATGGTCATGCATTCAATGTCGAAATATTACGGCGGTCACAGCGACATTATCATGGGATGTTTGGCTATGAATGATCCAGCGCTGGGAAGCCAAATCCTGCGTGCCCAACGGATGCGTGGAGGTGTGCCTTCAGCCTTTGATTGCTACCTGATGATCCGATCCATTTATACTTTGGAG ATCCGGATGATGAAGCATCACGAGAATGCCCTGGCCGTGGCTAATTTTTTGGCCGATCATCCCGGAGTTGCTGAGGTGGTGCACCCATTGCTGGCCAACCATCCTTCTCATGACTTGGCCCAACAACAACATGGCGGTCTCCATTCGGGTATGATTGCCTTCACGATCAAGGGGGGCAAACGCGAAGCCCTGGCCTTCTTCGACAACTTGAAGTTCATCACGTATGCCGTGAGTTTGGGTGGGGTGCACTCATTGATCAGTCATCCCATGAGCACCACCCATAGTTTCTTGAAGCCCGAAGATTGCTCGGCGGTGGGAATCCATGAGGGAACCGTGAGATTCTCCGTGGGAATCGAGAATGTCGAAGACATCAAAACCGAATTGAATCGTGCCCTTCGAACTGCCCTGAAGTTAGAGATTTAA